A genomic stretch from Carassius auratus strain Wakin chromosome 35, ASM336829v1, whole genome shotgun sequence includes:
- the LOC113054243 gene encoding fibroblast growth factor 18-like, with protein sequence MQSMLSSAVVLCFQVMLLFYGPLQVLAVENVNFGVHVENQTGVRDGLSRKQHRVYQLYSRTSGKHVQVLGKKITAMGEDGDKYAQLVVEADTFGSQVRIRGKETNYYLCMNHKGKLVGKEDSSVNGGCIFIEIMLENNYTAWMSARYMGWYIGFTKRGRPRRGPNTLSNQRDVHFMKRFPPGEQPDLQLCSFTTVSKRSKRVQQNSTSPPHLQ encoded by the exons ATGCAGTCCATGCTTTCCTCTGCTGTCGTGCT ATGTTTCCAGGTCATGTTACTGTTCTACGGCCCATTACAG gtgtTAGCAGTGGAAAATGTAAACTTTGGAGTACATGTAGAGAATCAGACAGGTGTGCGGGACGGCCTGAGCCGGAAACAACACCGGGTTTACCAACTGTACAGTCGGACCAGTGGAAAACACGTCCAGGTGCTCGGAAAGAAAATCACCGCCATGGGAGAGGATGGGGATAAATATG CTCAGCTCGTGGTGGAGGCCGACACATTTGGGAGTCAAGTGAGAATAAGAGGGAAAGAGACAAACTACTATTTGTGCATGAACCATAAGGGCAAGCTTGTGGGGAAG GAAGACAGCAGTGTAAATGGAGGCTGCATTTTCATCGAGATAATGCTGGAGAATAACTACACCGCTTGGATGTCAGCACGCTACATGGGCTGGTACATTGGCTTTACCAAAAGGGGCCGACCGCGAAGAGGTCCGAACACATTATCCAACCAGCGAGACGTGCATTTCATGAAGCGCTTCCCTCCAGGAGAACAGCCCGACCTGCAGCTCTGCAGCTTTACCACAGTCAGCAAGAGGAGCAAAAGAGTCCAGCAGAACTCCACCTCTCCTCCACACCTCCAATAA
- the LOC113054238 gene encoding protocadherin alpha-C2-like codes for MDPWRRRQLCFVVLSALWILASAVTRYSIPEEIPVGTVIANIATDLGLEAHSLLERKVKLDYIHSKKYLEINKATGELYIAEKIDREYLCPAKASSFCFLKMDVIIESPIRIFNIELEIMDINDNAPQFRRERIQLDVSESATPGERFSITNAVDADVGENSIETYYLSDSDAFTIEIQSGSDGTKYVDLVLKASLDREKQAVHTLTLTAVDGGVPARSGTASIIVQVLDTNDNAPRFDRQVYSVDLIENAPIGTLIMQLNATDLDEGVNAEVVYSFTLYTSENTQEKFSLDPSSGEIRVKDMIDFEEVKSFEIYVEAKDKAVNPLSGQCKILVFITDLNDNHPEITITSNQCSIKENEPVGTVIAVISVSDRDSGDNGKVVLSIHNAPSTILPFALNKSSEDFFQLTVTESLDREVKNSYDITLHVTDRGTPPLTNNKTISLTIQDVNDNAPAFPQSLYTIHLMENNEPGMLIASLTAHDPDLHENQYLVYFIIEKEIANTTMSMLFSINPENGNLYALHTFDYEREKEFLFHIEARDSGLPPLSSNVTVHIIILDQNDNTPIIVSPWRPQGAVIEEVIPRSSDKGSLVTKVIAMDADSMQNSRITYQFLQITDSTLFSLDQYNGEIRTTRMFSYRDPRHQHLVIIARDNGDPPRSATVTIKITTVEQVVTQFTETTEVPIEYDLFTDLNLYLLIGLGSVLFLLLITILVIIVVKCQEPKPSQAEPQGRNSVSSQRNSSTIADSTLISSDAYWYSLFLAETRKGNVVVRQPLPNGAGFIVSSIPGSAALTETSASRSSTLQESSSDLP; via the exons ATGGATCCGTGGAGGAGAAGGCAGCTCTGTTTTGTCGTCCTCTCCGCTTTGTGGATTCTCGCCTCTGCTGTAACAAGATACTCCATCCCTGAAGAAATTCCAGTGGGCACCGTGATCGCAAATATCGCCACGGATTTGGGCCTTGAAGCGCACAGCCTGTTGGAAAGAAAGGTAAAGCTGGATTATATTCACAGCAAAAAATACCTAGAAATAAACAAAGCCACTGGGGAACTGTATATCGCTGAGAAAATTGACCGGGAGTATTTATGTCCAGCCAAAGCATCATCGTTTTGCTTTCTCAAGATGGACGTGATAATTGAGAGTCCAATACGCATATTTAATATCGAATTGGAAATTATGGACATCAATGACAACGCGCCTCAGTTCAGAAGGGAGAGAATACAACTCGATGTTTCGGAATCAGCAACACCTGGAGAGAGATTTTCTATAACAAACGCGGTGGATGCAGATGTTGGAGAGAACTCAATCGAGACCTATTATCTGAGTGACAGTGACGCGTTTACTATCGAAATCCAGTCTGGAAGTGACGGGACCAAATATGTAGACCTGGTGCTAAAAGCAAGTTTGGACAGAGAAAAACAAGCCGTTCATACGCTAACCCTCACAGCCGTGGACGGAGGCGTCCCTGCGCGCTCAGGTACGGCCAGCATTATCGTTCAAGTGCTGGACACCAATGACAACGCCCCTCGGTTTGATCGACAAGTCTACTCGGTTGATCTAATTGAAAACGCACCAATCGGGACACTGATTATGCAGCTGAATGCAACGGATTTAGATGAGGGTGTCAATGCGGAGGTCGTCTACTCTTTCACTTTATACACATCTGAGAATACACAAGAAAAGTTTTCTTTGGATCCCAGCAGTGGAGAAATAAGAGTTAAAGATATGATTGATTTTGAAGAAGTGAAGAGCTTTGAGATATATGTTGAAGCCAAGGATAAGGCCGTGAATCCACTTTCTGGACAGTGTAAAATTTTAGTGTTCATCACTGATCTAAACGATAACCATCCTGAGATTACAATAACATCTAATCAGTGTTCGATTAAAGAGAATGAACCTGTAGGAACAGTGATCGCTGTCATCAGTGTGAGCGACAGGGACTCTGGGGATAATGGTAAGGTTGTTCTTTCCATCCACAATGCTCCATCCACAATATTACCATTTGCTCTTAATAAGTCATCTGAAGACTTTTTTCAGTTAACAGTCACAGAATCACTTGACCGCGAGGTCAAAAACAGTTATGATATCACGcttcatgtgactgacagaggaaCCCCTCCTTTGaccaataataaaacaatcagtCTTACAATTCAAGATGTCAATGATAACGCCCCAGCGTTCCCTCAGTCCCTTTATACCATTCATCTTATGGAAAACAACGAACCCGGGATGTTGATTGCCTCTTTAACTGCCCATGACCCAGACTTGCACGAAAATCAGTATCTTGTTTACTTCATCATTGAAAAGGAGATCGCCAACACGACAATGTCCATGCTGTTTTCCATCAATCCCGAGAATGGCAACCTTTATGCTTTACACACGTTTGACTACGAAAGAGAGAAGGAGTTTCTGTTTCACATCGAAGCTAGAGATTCTGGACTCCCTCCTCTTAGCAGTAACGTGACTGTACACATCATCATCCTGGACCAAAATGACAACACGCCAATCATAGTTTCTCCATGGCGTCCGCAAGGTGCTGTTATAGAAGAGGTAATCCCAAGGTCGAGCGATAAAGGATCCCTGGTAACCAAGGTCATTGCGATGGATGCCGACTCGATGCAGAACTCTCGTATTACTTATCAGTTCCTCCAGATCACAGACTCCACGCTCTTCAGCCTCGACCAGTACAACGGTGAGATAAGAACCACTCGCATGTTCAGTTACAGAGACCCCAGACATCAGCACCTGGTCATCATAGCCAGAGACAACGGAGACCCTCCTCGCTCCGCCACGGTGACCATCAAGATCACCACGGTGGAGCAAGTGGTCACGCAGTTTACTGAAACCACAGAGGTGCCTATTGAATACGACCTGTTCACCGATCTCAACCTGTATTTGCTGATCGGTTTGGGGTCAGTGTTGTTTCTTCTGCTCATTACCATCCTGGTGATCATCGTGGTGAAATGTCAAGAACCGAAACCCTCACAAGCGGAACCTCAGGGTAGGAACAGTGTCAGCAGCCAGAGGAACTCCTCCACCATTGCTGACTCTACTCTCATCTCTAGTGATGCCTACTGGTACAGTCTGTTTCTGGCAGAGACTAGAAAAGGGAATGTGGTGGTGCGGCAGCCCCTTCCCAACGGAGCAGGGTTCATTGTGTCAAGCATCCCAGGAAGTGCTGCGCTGACTGAGACCAGTGCTTCACGGTCTTCCACTTTACAG GAGTCAAGCAGTGATTTACCCTGA